The following are from one region of the Streptomyces changanensis genome:
- a CDS encoding exodeoxyribonuclease III has translation MLTVTTVNVNGLRAAAGKGFVEWLADTAADVVCLQEVRAQEAQLPEAVRAPEGWFAAHAPAAAKGRAGVSLYTRREPDAVRVGFGVSEFDASGRYLEADLPGVTVASLYLPSGEVGTERQDEKVRFMDAFLPYLKELRERAAADGREVVVCGDWNIAHQEADLKNWKANRKNAGFLPEERAWLGRVFDEVGYVDVVRALHPDQEGPYTWWSYRGRAFDNDAGWRIDYHVATPGLAARALKAHVERAATHADRWSDHAPVTAVYGP, from the coding sequence ATGCTCACTGTGACGACCGTCAATGTCAACGGCCTGCGCGCCGCCGCGGGGAAGGGATTCGTGGAGTGGCTGGCCGACACGGCCGCCGACGTGGTGTGCCTGCAGGAGGTGCGGGCCCAGGAGGCGCAGCTCCCCGAGGCGGTCCGGGCGCCCGAGGGCTGGTTCGCGGCGCACGCGCCGGCCGCCGCCAAGGGCCGCGCGGGCGTGTCCCTCTACACGCGGCGCGAGCCGGACGCCGTGCGGGTCGGCTTCGGGGTGAGCGAGTTCGACGCGTCCGGCCGCTACCTGGAGGCCGACCTGCCGGGCGTCACCGTCGCCAGCCTCTACCTGCCCTCCGGCGAGGTCGGCACCGAGCGGCAGGACGAGAAGGTCCGCTTCATGGACGCCTTCCTCCCCTACCTGAAGGAGCTGCGGGAGCGGGCGGCCGCCGACGGCCGTGAGGTCGTCGTCTGCGGCGACTGGAACATCGCCCACCAGGAGGCCGACCTGAAGAACTGGAAGGCCAACCGGAAGAACGCCGGCTTCCTCCCCGAGGAGCGCGCCTGGCTCGGCCGCGTCTTCGACGAGGTGGGGTACGTCGACGTGGTCCGCGCCCTCCACCCCGACCAGGAGGGCCCCTACACCTGGTGGTCCTATCGCGGTCGCGCCTTCGACAACGACGCGGGCTGGCGCATCGACTACCACGTCGCCACCCCCGGCCTCGCGGCCCGCGCCCTGAAGGCCCACGTCGAGCGCGCCGCGACGCACGCCGACCGCTGGTCGGACCACGCCCCCGTGACGGCGGTCTACGGGCCGTGA
- the aspA gene encoding aspartate ammonia-lyase, translating to MATTPDAPAPVPTDASTPAAAAFRVEHDLLGDRDVPADAYYGVHTLRAVENFPITGTPISAYPELVTALACVKQAAALANRDLGLLEPHKADAIVAACEEIRAGKLHDAFVVDVIQGGAGTSTNMNANEVVANRALELLGHARGDYGRLHPLEDVNAGQSTNDVYPTAVKIALDFTAQRLLDAMEVLRAAFAAKAEEFADVLKMGRTQLQDAVPMTLGQEFATYAVMLEEDRKRLAEACALIREINLGGTAIGTGLNAHPEYAALASRHLRALTGLPLTTADDLVEATQDAGAFVQLSGVLKRIAVKLSKTCNDLRLLSCGPRAGFGEINLPPVQAGSSIMPGKVNPVVPEVVNQIAFEVIGNDMAVTMAAEAGQLQLNAFEPLIAHSLLKSLTHLRAGCLTLAERCVTGITANRDHLAHLVAHSIGLVTALNPHIGYEQATAVAQDALGSGRSVQELVLERGLLTEARLREILHPDNIARPHAR from the coding sequence ATGGCCACCACGCCCGACGCCCCCGCCCCCGTCCCGACCGACGCCTCCACCCCGGCCGCCGCCGCGTTCCGCGTGGAGCACGACCTGCTCGGCGACCGCGACGTCCCCGCAGACGCGTACTACGGCGTCCACACCCTGCGCGCCGTCGAGAACTTCCCGATCACCGGCACGCCGATCTCCGCCTACCCGGAGCTGGTCACCGCCCTCGCCTGCGTCAAGCAGGCCGCCGCGCTCGCCAACCGCGACCTCGGCCTCCTGGAGCCGCACAAGGCCGACGCGATCGTCGCCGCCTGCGAGGAGATCCGCGCCGGCAAGCTCCACGACGCCTTCGTCGTCGACGTCATCCAGGGCGGCGCCGGCACCTCCACCAACATGAACGCCAACGAGGTCGTCGCCAACCGGGCGCTGGAACTCCTCGGCCACGCCCGCGGCGACTACGGGCGGCTCCATCCGCTGGAGGACGTCAACGCCGGGCAGAGCACCAACGACGTCTACCCGACGGCCGTCAAGATCGCCCTGGACTTCACCGCGCAGCGCCTCCTCGACGCCATGGAGGTGCTGCGGGCCGCGTTCGCCGCCAAGGCGGAGGAGTTCGCCGACGTCCTGAAGATGGGCCGCACCCAGCTCCAGGACGCCGTGCCGATGACGCTCGGCCAGGAGTTCGCCACGTACGCGGTCATGCTGGAGGAGGACCGCAAGCGGCTCGCCGAGGCGTGCGCGCTGATCCGCGAGATCAACCTCGGCGGCACCGCCATCGGCACCGGCCTCAACGCCCACCCCGAGTACGCGGCGCTCGCCTCCCGCCACCTGCGCGCCCTCACCGGGCTGCCGCTGACCACCGCCGACGACCTCGTCGAGGCCACCCAGGACGCCGGCGCGTTCGTCCAGCTCTCGGGCGTCCTGAAGCGGATCGCCGTCAAGCTCTCCAAGACCTGCAACGACCTGCGCCTGCTGTCCTGCGGGCCGCGCGCCGGGTTCGGGGAGATCAACCTGCCGCCCGTGCAGGCCGGTTCCAGCATCATGCCCGGCAAGGTCAACCCGGTCGTGCCCGAGGTCGTCAACCAGATCGCGTTCGAGGTCATCGGCAACGACATGGCGGTGACCATGGCGGCGGAGGCGGGGCAGCTCCAGCTGAACGCCTTCGAGCCGCTCATCGCGCACAGCCTGCTCAAGAGCCTCACCCATCTACGGGCCGGCTGTCTGACGCTCGCCGAGCGGTGCGTCACCGGCATCACCGCCAACCGCGACCACCTCGCCCACCTCGTCGCCCACTCCATCGGCCTGGTGACCGCGCTCAACCCGCACATCGGTTACGAGCAGGCCACCGCCGTCGCCCAGGACGCCCTCGGCTCCGGCCGCAGCGTCCAGGAACTGGTCCTGGAGCGCGGCCTGCTGACGGAGGCCCGGCTGCGCGAGATCCTCCACCCGGACAACATCGCTCGCCCGCACGCCCGCTGA
- a CDS encoding RICIN domain-containing protein, whose amino-acid sequence MQNSHGPISGGSDARLAAALHLGAVERDPDPFPAAALTARHWQPVLDYASLFTPSRATAEIVAATAFSRALETLRVTGGGIGDGGTFDAGTPGDGPSGGGTIGEGKAGRGNAGLGSGGLGNTGFGDAGGGNSDGAATALRPLFLVAARRVLRAWAASTPLTAALPGIQAPAEPGDDRLLTARAFRALPVPAQVLLWHREVEGEGLSIPAALLALDPRDASEALAEARERLRAGCVAAHHELAPDAECRHYGRLLDISLRRTGPLIPDIVRHLARCPHCRYAADQLRHFDARLPLLLAEAVLGEGAARYLDSRPARRRPRGGPGGGHRAGRHTAALRGRVAAGLRWRGAAPGRGSGGAAPRTSGAGVAVAATVAAVAVAAVAAALWPDGAGPPAARPPAGTATPTADGAPTPPPPRTAPPPPAVTPPPPAQAGHPVPGALRTRLRGTGAGGACLDVRGGIPVAGAELVVAECSGAATQLWSYEPDGLLRNAAAPGLCADAGRPEGTVVLGACVPNSPDVRYDLTVQGTVVPRRDGRLALAPAAPAAGASVVVRLRDGSPAQHWLTDAAHSAAPPPAAPGAVPPSGPAGSHPPAAPRSAAPRSAPATPPGTGSAPGAGAGAVSGPGAAPA is encoded by the coding sequence ATGCAGAATTCCCACGGGCCGATATCCGGGGGTTCCGACGCCCGACTGGCCGCGGCGCTGCACCTCGGAGCCGTGGAGCGGGACCCGGACCCCTTCCCCGCGGCAGCGCTGACGGCCCGCCATTGGCAACCGGTACTGGACTACGCGTCCCTGTTCACCCCCTCGCGCGCGACCGCGGAAATCGTCGCGGCGACGGCGTTCTCCCGGGCGCTGGAAACCCTCCGCGTCACAGGCGGCGGAATCGGCGACGGCGGAACCTTCGACGCCGGAACTCCCGGCGACGGACCCTCCGGAGGCGGAACCATCGGCGAAGGGAAAGCGGGCCGGGGGAACGCGGGCCTCGGGAGCGGGGGTCTCGGGAACACCGGTTTCGGGGACGCGGGCGGTGGGAACTCCGACGGCGCCGCGACCGCCCTGCGCCCCCTGTTCCTGGTCGCCGCCCGCCGGGTGCTGCGCGCCTGGGCCGCCAGCACTCCCCTCACCGCGGCGCTGCCCGGCATCCAGGCCCCCGCGGAACCGGGTGACGACCGCCTCCTGACCGCCCGCGCCTTCCGCGCCCTGCCCGTACCGGCCCAAGTGCTGCTGTGGCACCGCGAGGTCGAGGGGGAGGGACTGTCCATCCCCGCCGCGCTCCTCGCCCTCGACCCGCGCGACGCGTCCGAGGCGCTCGCCGAGGCGCGGGAGCGCCTGCGCGCCGGCTGCGTGGCCGCCCACCACGAACTGGCCCCGGACGCGGAGTGCCGCCACTACGGGCGGCTCCTCGACATCTCGCTGCGCCGCACCGGCCCGCTCATCCCCGACATCGTGCGCCACCTGGCGCGCTGCCCGCACTGCCGGTACGCCGCCGACCAGCTGCGCCACTTCGACGCCCGGCTGCCCCTGCTGCTCGCCGAGGCGGTCCTCGGCGAGGGCGCCGCCCGCTACCTCGACTCGCGCCCCGCCCGCCGCCGGCCGCGCGGCGGTCCCGGCGGCGGACACCGGGCCGGGCGGCACACAGCCGCCCTGCGCGGCCGCGTCGCCGCCGGACTGCGGTGGCGGGGCGCCGCGCCGGGACGCGGCTCCGGCGGCGCCGCCCCGCGGACGTCCGGGGCGGGAGTGGCCGTCGCCGCCACCGTCGCCGCGGTGGCCGTCGCGGCCGTCGCCGCCGCCCTGTGGCCGGACGGCGCCGGCCCGCCGGCCGCGCGGCCGCCCGCCGGCACCGCCACCCCCACCGCGGACGGCGCGCCCACCCCGCCCCCGCCCCGCACCGCCCCGCCGCCGCCCGCCGTGACCCCGCCGCCGCCCGCGCAGGCCGGCCACCCCGTGCCGGGCGCCCTGCGCACCCGGCTGCGCGGCACCGGGGCGGGCGGCGCGTGCCTGGACGTCCGCGGCGGCATTCCGGTCGCCGGGGCGGAACTGGTCGTGGCGGAGTGCTCGGGCGCGGCCACGCAGCTGTGGTCCTACGAGCCGGACGGGCTGCTGCGCAACGCCGCCGCGCCCGGACTGTGCGCCGACGCGGGGCGGCCCGAGGGAACGGTCGTCCTCGGCGCGTGTGTGCCGAATTCGCCGGACGTGCGGTACGACCTCACCGTCCAGGGCACGGTGGTGCCGCGCCGGGACGGGCGTCTCGCCCTCGCCCCGGCCGCGCCCGCCGCCGGGGCGAGCGTGGTGGTGCGGCTGCGCGACGGCTCGCCCGCCCAGCACTGGCTGACCGACGCGGCCCACTCCGCCGCGCCCCCGCCCGCCGCGCCCGGGGCCGTACCCCCGTCCGGCCCCGCCGGTTCCCACCCGCCGGCCGCACCCCGCTCCGCCGCGCCGCGTTCGGCCCCGGCGACCCCGCCCGGTACGGGCTCGGCCCCGGGTGCCGGCGCCGGGGCGGTGAGCGGGCCGGGAGCCGCCCCCGCCTGA
- a CDS encoding Lrp/AsnC family transcriptional regulator codes for MDEIDRAILRELQEDGRLSNQELAARVGLTPSPCMRRVRQLEQDGVIRGYRAVIDPEAVDRGFEVLVSIEVKRDREVVEAFEAALRDIPDVVEAYRLFGSPGCLLRIAVADLRAYERLWIEKLTALTGVTEVNSQIIMKRVKEPRGLPVDG; via the coding sequence ATGGACGAGATCGACCGCGCTATCTTGCGCGAGCTCCAGGAAGACGGCCGGCTGAGCAACCAGGAGCTGGCGGCCCGCGTGGGCCTGACCCCCTCCCCCTGCATGCGGCGGGTGCGGCAACTGGAGCAGGACGGGGTGATCCGGGGCTACCGCGCGGTCATCGACCCGGAGGCGGTGGACCGGGGGTTCGAGGTCCTGGTCTCCATCGAGGTGAAGCGCGACCGCGAGGTCGTCGAGGCCTTCGAGGCGGCGCTGCGGGACATCCCGGACGTCGTCGAGGCGTACCGGCTCTTCGGCAGCCCGGGGTGCCTGCTGCGCATCGCGGTGGCGGACCTGCGCGCCTACGAGCGGCTGTGGATCGAGAAGCTGACCGCGCTGACGGGCGTCACCGAGGTCAACTCGCAGATCATCATGAAGCGCGTCAAGGAGCCCCGCGGCCTGCCGGTCGACGGCTGA
- a CDS encoding trypsin-like serine peptidase: MMRHRPSAAALLPAGALLVAALTAAPPAGAAPAPDAPAPGAAAHAVPAAEQQGAAGFWTAERMRGAAPFDLAPTPARLATLKPPKPGGPTTTVAPTAAAGASAGAAAGTLAFPQAGGAWTGGGAVVKTSGRVFFTHQGRTASCSGNAVTSKNQSTVITAGHCVKYQGSWHTNWVFVPAYDNGQAPYGQWTATKTLTTPQWQANEDINHDVGAAVVAPLNGRTLTSVTGAQGVQFNGGYNKAMYAFGFPAASPYDGSKLVYCSGNSSKDFLFSQDHSLGCNMTGGSSGGPWFTGFSEATGTGLQVSVNSFGYTFLPNRMFGPYFGNEAQALYDQAQGS, translated from the coding sequence GTGATGCGTCATCGCCCCTCCGCAGCCGCCCTGCTCCCCGCCGGAGCCCTGCTCGTGGCCGCGCTGACCGCCGCCCCTCCGGCGGGCGCGGCCCCCGCCCCCGACGCGCCCGCGCCCGGCGCCGCGGCCCACGCGGTACCGGCGGCCGAGCAGCAGGGCGCGGCCGGGTTCTGGACCGCCGAACGGATGCGCGGGGCGGCGCCGTTCGACCTGGCGCCCACCCCGGCCCGACTGGCGACGCTCAAGCCGCCGAAGCCCGGCGGCCCGACGACGACGGTCGCGCCGACCGCCGCGGCGGGGGCTTCCGCGGGCGCGGCGGCGGGCACCCTGGCCTTCCCGCAGGCCGGCGGCGCGTGGACCGGCGGCGGGGCGGTCGTGAAGACGTCGGGCCGGGTGTTCTTCACCCACCAGGGCCGTACGGCGTCCTGCTCCGGCAACGCCGTGACCAGCAAGAACCAGTCGACGGTCATCACCGCCGGGCACTGCGTGAAGTACCAGGGCAGCTGGCACACCAACTGGGTCTTCGTGCCGGCGTACGACAACGGCCAGGCTCCGTACGGGCAGTGGACGGCGACGAAGACGCTCACCACGCCGCAGTGGCAGGCCAACGAGGACATCAACCACGACGTCGGCGCCGCCGTCGTCGCCCCGCTGAACGGCCGGACCCTCACATCGGTCACCGGCGCGCAGGGCGTCCAGTTCAACGGCGGCTACAACAAGGCGATGTACGCCTTCGGCTTCCCGGCGGCGTCCCCGTACGACGGCTCCAAGCTCGTGTACTGCAGCGGGAACTCCTCCAAGGACTTCCTCTTCTCGCAGGACCACTCCCTCGGCTGCAACATGACGGGCGGGTCGAGCGGCGGGCCGTGGTTCACCGGCTTCAGCGAGGCGACGGGCACCGGGCTGCAGGTGTCGGTGAACAGCTTCGGCTACACCTTCCTGCCGAACCGCATGTTCGGGCCGTACTTCGGCAACGAGGCGCAGGCCCTGTACGACCAGGCCCAGGGGTCCTGA
- a CDS encoding asparaginase — translation MGRIVVISTGGTIASRWQGSGFAADAHGQEVMATAAVPEGITVEVVDLFSVNSPRLTTDHQLTLVRTVHEVLADPGVDGVVVTHGTDTLEESAFLVDLYHHDPRPVVFTGAQLPLDAEDGDGPRNLHDALLTAARARDLGVLVAFDGKVHAARGTVKTHTLDADAFADPSGARIADIGFGKVSVLRRPARPAPLPLPGMPEARPRVDMVMHHADGDPVLLEAAVAAGAQGVVLVATGAGNATPEVVAAVAEATARGVLVALTTRVHAGPVSQIYTHGGAVDLVAAGAVPTGTLRAGQARVAVLAAVLATTDPAERVRVLRHALGESVPAAPARV, via the coding sequence GTGGGACGGATCGTCGTCATCAGCACCGGCGGCACCATAGCCAGCCGCTGGCAGGGCTCCGGCTTCGCCGCGGACGCGCACGGCCAAGAGGTCATGGCGACCGCCGCCGTACCCGAGGGGATCACCGTCGAGGTGGTCGACCTGTTCAGCGTCAACAGCCCCCGCCTGACCACCGACCACCAGCTCACCCTGGTGCGCACGGTGCACGAGGTGCTCGCCGATCCGGGGGTGGACGGCGTCGTCGTCACGCACGGCACCGACACCCTGGAGGAGTCGGCGTTCCTCGTCGACCTGTACCACCACGACCCGCGCCCCGTCGTCTTCACCGGCGCGCAGCTGCCGCTGGACGCCGAGGACGGCGACGGCCCGCGCAACCTGCACGACGCGCTCCTCACCGCCGCCCGCGCCCGCGACCTCGGCGTCCTCGTCGCCTTCGACGGCAAGGTGCACGCCGCGCGCGGCACGGTGAAGACGCACACCCTCGACGCCGACGCGTTCGCCGACCCGTCCGGCGCGCGGATCGCCGACATCGGCTTCGGCAAGGTCTCCGTGCTGCGCCGCCCGGCGCGGCCCGCCCCGCTGCCGCTGCCCGGCATGCCGGAGGCCCGGCCGCGCGTCGACATGGTCATGCACCACGCCGACGGAGACCCGGTCCTGCTGGAGGCCGCCGTCGCGGCCGGCGCGCAGGGCGTCGTGCTGGTCGCCACCGGCGCGGGCAACGCCACGCCCGAGGTCGTCGCGGCCGTCGCCGAGGCCACCGCGCGGGGCGTCCTCGTCGCCCTCACCACGCGGGTCCACGCCGGGCCGGTCTCCCAGATCTACACCCACGGCGGGGCCGTCGACCTGGTCGCCGCGGGCGCCGTACCCACCGGGACCCTGCGGGCCGGCCAGGCCCGCGTCGCCGTCCTGGCCGCCGTGCTCGCGACCACCGACCCCGCCGAGCGCGTACGGGTCCTGCGCCACGCCCTGGGCGAGTCCGTCCCCGCCGCACCGGCCCGCGTCTGA
- a CDS encoding FG-GAP-like repeat-containing protein — protein MTFHRTYRTRSHARRLASCTALVLSAGLLLSGTAATAVADDGPRVPAQRPPVERSAPGVERPEGQFPKPRTRMSTESTAEAAAGAPSRHDFTGDGASDLLYRSVDGRFYLKRSEDPANDTDFGLFGDLDEKFKDVIPVGDLTGDGTADVLALSPYGTLWFRGTHTGGSGTSDPYWGGNGWQIYNKVLSLGDVSGDGTVDVLARTPAGELYLYRGNRSGSTPLQARVKVGTGWGAYDQLVGVNDATGDGLGDLYARTPAGDLLLYAGTGDAAAPFKAPVKVGTGWHIYNQLTSSDDITDDGRPDLFARDAAGTLYYYGTDATGRPTARQGFGTGWNTVDLIVGSGGNPSTGKASILGLDTRGTLWAYYSRHNGTLTTRDQVSDVGGWAGARVTFANSLDHDGEADLLEVYDGHLYNYDRYSDGPYDLGRGWDAYNTVVGPGDLSGDGKGDLLARTPAGALYLYRGDGRGYGLAPRLSLGTGWNAYNALVGGGDMTGDGHADLLARTPDGTLYLYAGTGTPGAPFKARAKVGTGWNAYTKLASPGDMTGDGRADILAVTSGGTLYRYTATHTGGPNPFATRANLGTGWNTYRTLH, from the coding sequence ATGACGTTCCACCGTACGTACCGCACAAGGTCGCACGCCCGGAGACTGGCGTCCTGCACCGCGCTCGTCCTCTCCGCCGGCCTGCTTCTCTCCGGCACCGCCGCCACCGCCGTCGCCGACGACGGCCCGCGCGTACCGGCGCAGCGCCCGCCCGTCGAGCGCTCGGCGCCCGGCGTCGAACGGCCCGAGGGGCAGTTCCCGAAGCCGCGCACCCGCATGTCGACGGAGTCCACCGCCGAAGCCGCCGCCGGCGCGCCGAGCCGCCACGACTTCACCGGCGACGGCGCGAGCGACCTGCTCTACCGGAGCGTCGACGGCCGCTTCTACCTCAAGCGCTCCGAGGACCCGGCCAACGACACCGACTTCGGCCTCTTCGGGGACCTGGACGAGAAGTTCAAGGACGTCATCCCGGTCGGCGACCTCACCGGTGACGGCACCGCGGACGTCCTCGCCCTGTCCCCGTACGGGACGCTGTGGTTCCGCGGGACCCACACCGGCGGCAGCGGCACGTCCGACCCGTACTGGGGCGGCAACGGCTGGCAGATCTACAACAAGGTCCTCTCCCTCGGCGACGTCAGCGGCGACGGCACGGTCGACGTGCTCGCCCGCACCCCCGCCGGCGAGCTGTACCTCTACCGCGGCAACCGCTCCGGCAGCACCCCGCTCCAGGCGCGCGTCAAGGTCGGCACCGGCTGGGGCGCCTACGACCAGCTCGTCGGCGTGAACGACGCGACCGGCGACGGCCTCGGCGACCTGTACGCCCGCACCCCCGCCGGCGACCTGCTCCTCTACGCGGGCACCGGCGACGCCGCCGCCCCGTTCAAGGCGCCCGTGAAGGTCGGCACCGGCTGGCACATCTACAACCAGCTGACCAGCTCCGACGACATCACCGACGACGGCCGCCCCGACCTGTTCGCCCGCGACGCCGCCGGCACCCTGTACTACTACGGAACCGACGCCACCGGACGCCCCACCGCCCGCCAGGGCTTCGGCACGGGCTGGAACACCGTGGACCTGATCGTCGGCTCCGGCGGCAACCCGTCGACCGGCAAGGCGTCGATCCTGGGCCTGGACACCAGGGGCACCCTCTGGGCGTACTACTCCCGCCACAACGGCACCCTCACCACCCGCGACCAGGTCAGCGACGTCGGCGGCTGGGCGGGCGCCCGCGTGACCTTCGCCAACTCGCTGGATCACGACGGCGAGGCGGACCTCCTGGAGGTCTACGACGGTCACCTGTACAACTACGACCGGTACTCCGACGGCCCCTACGACCTGGGCCGCGGCTGGGACGCGTACAACACCGTCGTCGGCCCCGGCGACCTGAGCGGCGACGGCAAGGGCGACCTGCTGGCCCGCACCCCGGCCGGCGCGCTGTACCTGTACCGCGGCGACGGCAGGGGCTACGGCCTCGCCCCCCGCCTGTCCCTGGGCACCGGCTGGAACGCCTACAACGCCCTCGTCGGCGGCGGCGACATGACCGGCGACGGCCACGCGGACCTCCTGGCCCGCACCCCGGACGGCACCCTCTACCTGTACGCGGGCACGGGCACCCCCGGCGCCCCGTTCAAGGCGCGCGCCAAGGTCGGCACCGGCTGGAACGCGTACACGAAGCTGGCCTCCCCCGGCGACATGACGGGCGACGGCCGCGCCGACATCCTGGCCGTCACCTCCGGCGGCACCCTGTACCGCTACACGGCCACCCACACGGGCGGACCCAATCCCTTCGCCACCCGCGCGAACCTCGGCACGGGCTGGAACACCTACCGCACCCTCCACTGA
- a CDS encoding GNAT family N-acetyltransferase, with product MNIQRVPFDHPDAVKLNDEVQLEYARRYGDEGDLTYLDPDMFRPPRGLYLIAYDERDRPVATGGWRTQDENDEGYADGDAELKRMYVVPQARGHGLARHVLGLLEEDARAAGRLRMVLETGDQQPEAIALYTSSGYAPCAKFGYYRTHESSLCFAKPLTGQ from the coding sequence ATGAATATTCAACGTGTCCCCTTCGACCACCCCGACGCGGTCAAGCTGAACGACGAGGTCCAGCTGGAGTACGCCCGGCGCTACGGCGACGAGGGGGACCTCACGTACCTCGACCCGGACATGTTCCGGCCGCCGCGGGGCCTGTACCTGATCGCGTACGACGAGCGCGACCGGCCGGTCGCGACCGGCGGATGGCGCACCCAGGACGAGAACGACGAGGGGTACGCGGACGGCGACGCCGAGCTGAAGCGGATGTACGTGGTCCCCCAGGCGCGCGGCCACGGTCTGGCGCGGCACGTGCTCGGCCTGCTGGAGGAGGACGCCCGCGCCGCGGGCCGGCTGCGCATGGTCCTGGAGACCGGCGACCAGCAGCCGGAGGCGATAGCCCTGTACACCTCCAGTGGTTATGCGCCCTGTGCCAAGTTCGGCTACTACCGGACACACGAGAGCAGCCTCTGTTTCGCGAAACCGTTGACGGGTCAGTAA